The region CCATCCTCCAGCAGTTCGACACGGTTCTTCCCTCGACTCGATATCAGATTCCATTCCGTCTTCTGCTTTGCTCTCAAGTTCAACTCTGCTGGTTTTTCAGGTCTTCCCTGATGGCCAGTTCCCAGCTGGGGGCAAATCGGACATCGAGGGCATATTCCCCCCACCATACTTTGAGTGGTTTCAGTTCGACAAGGTATCTTCTTCAGTAGAAACCAGGACCGAAAATCAGCGCTTCTTCCAGCCTTCAGTTTGGTTCCCTGCTAACATCACTCGTGTGTTCCTATTGCAGGATTTCACTGAATACACAAATCTAGAAGAGTGCATTGCCTATCTGTGCGATTACATGGTGAAAAACGGGCCTTTCGACGGCCTGCTTGGATTCTCCCAGGTAAAGGAAACTACTTTCTCCAAAAGAACCGCATCCAACTGTTTGAGGCGCCTGTGGCAACACAGGATCTGCTGTGTGTTGAAAACATAGTTGTGCTACTATGTGTTAGTTCATCTATTAACTTCCCTTTGCTTCCAGGGTGCAACACTTTCAGCCCTTCTGATAGGCTACCAAGCACAGGTATTCCTCTTGAACTCTCAAATTCTGCCAACTTTGAGTCGTCGAGTTAAGTTCCAGAGATATACAAAggagcaagaaacaacagatcggatCTGCAAATATTAATAAATCAACTGTGACACCCATCTACCGTTATTAAACAACAGTGTCCCCGCGATCTAGCAATTCAGTTAGTGGTTGAGAGTTTTTTGGCCCCTTTATTAATAGGAAACTCCTGTCCTGTCCATCCTGACAGAACAGTAAATTTTGATAAATTTAGCAGTGTCACATGCCACCCTCTAGGAAAGAGAGAGTTATTCTTCACGAGCATATGCCGAAGATATCATAATCTTATGCAGAACATGTTGATACAGGCTTGCATCCGTCTCTAAGTTAACAATTCTAATAGGTATTTACATGGACATGGAAATTTAGGCATGAGATATGGTTCTCGGAGGAAGATGTCCTCCAAACCTTGTTCTGCTTCTGGTTCCATGTGGATTCTGACTAGGTTGAATGATTTAGGGCAAGGTGCTGAACGATCACCCACCAATTAAGTTCATGGTGTCAGTATCCGGGAGCAAATTCAGGGACCCAAGCATCTGCGACGTGGCCTATAAGGACCCGATCAAGGCGAAATCTGTCCATTTCATTGGAGAGAAAGACTGGCTCAAAGTACCTTCCGAGGAGCTGGCTTCTGCCTTTGCTGACCCTCTCATCATAAGGCACCCCCAGGGTCACACTGTCCCCAGGCTAGGTTTGCACTCTCCCCTGTCTTTCCATGCAAATAACTGTCGAAATTTCTTGTGAATAGATTGAGAGGCAGATTGTTTGTCTTTTACAGATGAGGCATCTGTGAAGCAGCTTTCTGAATGGAGCGCAAGCATCCTGGAAGACCTCAAGAACGCAGACACTCCCAAGGCCTCAAATTCAGAGAGTTCAGGAGGTAAGGACAGTGTCGGCGTGGAGTCAGCAGAAAACCTGATGGAACAAGTTGCAGCTTGAGGCAGTAGCTGAACTTCGCCGGTTGAGTCGCGTTGGTGTCTGAAACCTGTTGCTTGCTTGCTTTATCCAGATGGTAGACCTTGTTCACCATATTAGCCTCATTGAGAGATGAGAATAAATCAGTCCTGATTTGCCTGTTCTTTTCCTCCCATGTTCATCCTTTTTATCTTGATATCAGTACGCTTCGATGCTACACAAACAAAATTTTAACCTTtccttcttcaagggaaaaaagaGAGGCACTTGAACCTACTGGTATATATTTCATCTGCTTCTAGACCATGAAGTCATGAACCAGCCTAAAGCTCTATATACATCGAGTACCGGACGAATCTACAAGGAACAAAGGAACACTATATACATGAGAACCTAAAATACTACTTCCTGAGAAAGACACTCTGCAGATGCCTCATGTGGACCCTCTTTCTTCAGCCTCACTCTCGCAAACCCAAACAACATCCTTTATCTGCGCAGAGAGTGTTTTATAGAACTGCAAACAATTAATGCCGAGTCAGTAAGGTTTACCCATTGGATATAAACTGATTTGCAACTACAAGAATAAACTCAAGGTTAAAAAGACATTCTTCTTTGTTGGGTACTTGATTGTGTTCTAAGTCACTTGCTTAAATTCCGTTTGTGTAGTCCTTCATGGGCACTTGTATAGAGTAAAAAAGCTTCAGGAAAGAAGCTACATCTTAATTTACTGGTGAAATGAGTAAAAGAGCTAAAGAACCACAATATTCAAGAGCAGTACCTTCTGAAATTCCAGAGTATCTCCTTTTGCCTTTTTCAGCTCAACAACAAACAAAGATGGAGCCACTTGGAAGACCTAGAAATGTCAGCCTTGATCAATAATTGCATTACGTTGTAAAAGACATTTCTCAAGCTGCTGTGTTTTTTTCTAACCTCAGTTGCAACATTTAGGTTTCCTTTTCTTCCTGCTTCTAGGTTCTTCATTCGCATCTAGAAAGAACAAGATATAGAATGAAAGGTTTAAGTCATGGGGATGACAAGGACAGTCTCAGTTACTCAAATTCAGATACTTCAAATTTCACAAAACCTATGTTAAAAGTCGTATCCATGGGAGGATGCTTGGCATTACCTTGTAGTTCTTCTTTTGGATGTCAAAGCCAAGTGGCTTAGCAGCTTCTTCTATCCGACTGATGATTTCTTCAGGAGGACATTGCGATGTAAATCTTGTTTCTCTTCTGTACTTCTGTCATTGGTTAACAAATTTTAGCTGACTGCAGTTGCTAAGATTTTGACAAATATATAGATGTTGTAAAGAGATTTATGGGACACAATGCTGCAACAGTTCCTAACCTTATCAGCTTCAAAAAAATTATCTAGCTTCAGTCCCTTATTCAATGATATCAACTCAAATGCGTTCATAGAAGCTGGCTGCCCTTCGATTTCCTCCTTAACTTGTTTTTCCTGGAAATCACAGTAACCATCCATTTTAGTAATATTATCTCAGCCATAAAGGCTAACGGCTTTTCCAGTGAAAACAAGATCGATTAACTCACTTCCGAGTCTCCGAAAGCAGCATCAACATCAGCCAAACTAGTTTGATATTTCTCATCAAAAACAGGTGGCTTGTACCCTTTTTTGAACCATGGATCTTTTAATAGTTGAGGGATAGTTATCCGCTGGTCAACAACAACGAAGAACCGCGTAAGAAAGTACTCCATAATCAATGTACTCATAGACCAAAAAAGTGCAGAGCCACCACTTGTGTTGCATGGGAGCAGTTCTGTTGACCTTTTGGCTGGCTAATTTCAAATTTCAGAAATGGAATGTGAAGTAAAAAAAAGCTTACAGTAGAAGGATTAGGATCCAAAATCCTAGGAATCAGTCTTTTAGCTCCATCAGAAAACCAAGAGGGACAAGTAAATTGAGCTCCAGAGATCTGTCAAGAGAAACAGAGTAAATGGAAATGTACAGCCAGCAATATTGGCATTTATGTATTTTCTTATTCCTTCTATCTTACCTTTTTATAAAGGGCTGAGACGTTGTCATCCTCAAAAGGCAGATATCCAGCAAGCATCACAAAAAGAATTACCCCACAAGACCAAAGGTCTGCAAGCGCACCATTATAGCCCTTATCTTCGATAACCTGGATATTGGGTAGCATTAGATTTTAGGCATGTTCATTCCTGGTTAAAACAGAATCACTGCAAATGTATAAGGACCAGTTACCTCGGGAGCAACATAGTTCGGTGTCCCACAGGTAGTATGTAGTAACCCATCAGCCTGTTGAGTTGAAGTAATTGGAGGTTACAGGTTAATAAGTTAAATGACATCAACAAAAACTACAGAAATGCAATGATATTACCTTCGCCTGCTCAGATATTGCACTTAAGCCAAAGTCTGAGACTTTGAGGTTCCCAGCGGTATCAAGCAACAAATTCTCTAGCTGGCATACATAAAACATCCATTTGTCAGTTTCATGTTTCGCTAAACCAGATACATAAATTGGAACCAAGGGGTTGAGTGGTTGGCGATGTACCTTCAGATCTCGGTGGTATACGCCCCTGCTATGGCAATAATCAACAGCGTTGATCAATTGCTGAAAGTATCTGCGTGCTTCATCCTCCTTCAAGCTCCCACGGGCGGCCTGATTATGAAGTTAGTAGAAATCAATAAAGGCGAATGTAAAAGAAAAACCCATAGTGTAATAATATAAGATTACAAGGTTTCAAGCAACTGGCGTGCTGCTAAAATCCCATCACAGAGAAATATGAAACAAGAGATGCAGTAGTAGTACTAACGATGATATCATGGAGCTCTCCACCCGTGACATATTCCAGAACAATGAAAATTCTTGCCTTGCTTCCCATCACCTGTTATAGTGGAGTCAAAATAGTTAGCTATCAACTGCAGACTTGGATGTAAATATTTCTAATGTAGGCAGGGGATATCATactgcaaacaaaaaggcaaaggtTGGTGTTTAGTCTTTACCTCATGCAGGCGGACAACATTTGGGTGCTGTATCAGCTTCATCGTACAGATTTCTCGTCTAATCTGCCAAAAGAGTTCAGAGCGGCGTCAACATCAAGGTAGAGCATAAGCCCGTAAGCTAGCCCCCTTTCTTGACTATATTTAGAATGAAATACAGGAGCAGTTATTTTTGCGCATAATGACAGCTCAGTTCTATTAGAAAGCATGAGGCAGGGAACTTTCAATATGCTGTGAAATATCTAGGAAACAGAGCATTCATGCAAAGGAAAATTATCAGAAAATGATCTGACCTGCTCGACCAACCCGTGCTTCTGAACCTTGGCCTTGTCAAGGATCTTGATGGCAACAGGATCCCCAGACTCGGTGTCCTTGGCGAACCGGACCTTGGCGAACGTCCCTTCCCCGATGGTGCGCCCGAGCTCATACTTGCCGACTCGTCGCCGCACCTTGAGTGAGGCTTGCCTCCTTGCCTTGTACATCCTCCAGGCCAGTCTTTCCTGGGCGCCCTCAAGCCAGTCTCCAAAGACCTGCCATTTTTGAACAGTTAAGATGCGGTGGAACCGGACAATTCAGCACCCAACACAGGTAGCATTAGACAGCTCAGGCaagggtggaggaggaggagcaggacaaATGCTGCTGGATTAATTTGACCATATATATAATAACGCTTTTCATTCACGGCTTAGAAACTGAAACCAAATCGGCAACGTGCAAGCTTCATCTACTGCAGCTTCCTGGAAGCTGCCTGCCGAAACCTTTAAGCATTTATGGTGGCTGATTAATTTCAGTGGTTACTGCTTCGGGGCAGAACGTCAGCAATGGGATCTCGCCGTTAAACGTCCGGATTCTTGCGTGGTTCACGAAGCATGCCGCGCGCTAGGACCCTTGAAATCTCACACAGATATTTGCGTCCGGTGCTGTGATGTCAGCCTTGGGAAGGATTCAGAAAAAATTGATGTCAGAACTGCTGAAAAAACCCAAGCCAACGAGATTAACCAGAAAGGATGAAGATTTCGTGCAGCATCTGCGGCGGCACTGGGAAGGTATAGGGA is a window of Triticum dicoccoides isolate Atlit2015 ecotype Zavitan chromosome 2B, WEW_v2.0, whole genome shotgun sequence DNA encoding:
- the LOC119362333 gene encoding CBL-interacting protein kinase 31-like isoform X1 translates to MYKARRQASLKVRRRVGKYELGRTIGEGTFAKVRFAKDTESGDPVAIKILDKAKVQKHGLVEQIRREICTMKLIQHPNVVRLHEVMGSKARIFIVLEYVTGGELHDIIAARGSLKEDEARRYFQQLINAVDYCHSRGVYHRDLKLENLLLDTAGNLKVSDFGLSAISEQAKADGLLHTTCGTPNYVAPEVIEDKGYNGALADLWSCGVILFVMLAGYLPFEDDNVSALYKKISGAQFTCPSWFSDGAKRLIPRILDPNPSTRITIPQLLKDPWFKKGYKPPVFDEKYQTSLADVDAAFGDSEEKQVKEEIEGQPASMNAFELISLNKGLKLDNFFEADKKYRRETRFTSQCPPEEIISRIEEAAKPLGFDIQKKNYKMRMKNLEAGRKGNLNVATEVFQVAPSLFVVELKKAKGDTLEFQKFYKTLSAQIKDVVWVCESEAEERGST
- the LOC119362333 gene encoding CBL-interacting protein kinase 31-like isoform X2, which gives rise to MYKARRQASLKVRRRVGKYELGRTIGEGTFAKVRFAKDTESGDPVAIKILDKAKVQKHGLVEQIRREICTMKLIQHPNVVRLHEVMGSKARIFIVLEYVTGGELHDIIAARGSLKEDEARRYFQQLINAVDYCHSRGVYHRDLKVHRQPLNPLVPIYVSGLAKHETDKWMFYVCQLENLLLDTAGNLKVSDFGLSAISEQAKADGLLHTTCGTPNYVAPEVIEDKGYNGALADLWSCGVILFVMLAGYLPFEDDNVSALYKKISGAQFTCPSWFSDGAKRLIPRILDPNPSTRITIPQLLKDPWFKKGYKPPVFDEKYQTSLADVDAAFGDSEEKQVKEEIEGQPASMNAFELISLNKGLKLDNFFEADKKYRRETRFTSQCPPEEIISRIEEAAKPLGFDIQKKNYKMRMKNLEAGRKGNLNVATEVFQVAPSLFVVELKKAKGDTLEFQKFYKTLSAQIKDVVWVCESEAEERGST
- the LOC119362334 gene encoding esterase CG5412-like → MADQLTDDQIAEFKEAFSLFDKDGDGCITTKELGTVMRSLGQNPTEAELQDMINEVDADGNGTIDFPEFLNLMARKMKDTDSEEELKEAFRVFDKDQNGFISAAELRHVMTNLGEKLTDEEVDEMIREADVDGDGQINYEEFVKMLSCACFACEWQMKIHLLMPGIACACGRVEHTHTHTHTQMEQEKKLKVLCLHGFRTSGGFLKKQISKWHPSILQQFDTVFPDGQFPAGGKSDIEGIFPPPYFEWFQFDKDFTEYTNLEECIAYLCDYMVKNGPFDGLLGFSQGATLSALLIGYQAQGKVLNDHPPIKFMVSVSGSKFRDPSICDVAYKDPIKAKSVHFIGEKDWLKVPSEELASAFADPLIIRHPQGHTVPRLDEASVKQLSEWSASILEDLKNADTPKASNSESSGGKDSVGVESAENLMEQVAA